The genome window CTTATTATTTTAAGTTATTGTTTTTTAGAAGAAAATCAAGCAAAGACACATAAGGCAAAGGTTGTTTATTTAGATGATCAAAACAAAGTTAAGAATTAGGACATATGGGGATCCTTGTTTAAGAAGGAAATCAGAGCCAGTTAAGAAAATTGGTCCTGCTGAACGTATGCTCATTAATGTAATGATTAACACAATTGCAGATAACGAAAATGAAATTGGCCTGGCAGCACCACAAATAGGAATTAATAAGAAAATTTTTATTGTTGATCTTCCTGAATTTCCAAGAGTTTTTGTTGATCCCAAGATCCTAAAGAAAGAGGGCCAATCGTCTATGGAAGAAGGGTGCCTGAGCTTTCCTGGGTTTGCCTTTACGATTAAGAGACCAAAAAAAATTACTGTTGAATATCTAGATGAGAATAAAAAGAAACGAATTATTGAATGTGAAGATTTCTTTGCTCGCGTTATTTTGCACGAGACAGATCATCTTGATGGGGTGCTTTTTGTCGACCGTGCAAGCGAGGAAGAAAGAGCGCAGAATCAAAAAGCATTGGATAACTTAGCAAAAAAGACTAAAAAAGATTTAAAAATAAATTCGTAAAATAGATGACAGTTGTACAAAGAATACTTCCTAGTTGGTTTAAGCAAAAGATTCCTAATAAAAATAAGATTGATTCCATGAAAGAATCATTTGCTCAGTTAGGAATTTACACGGTTTGTGAACATTCTTATTGTCCTAATATGGGATCTTGTTGGTCAGCTGGCGTTGCAACATTTATGATTTTAGGCGATCGTTGCACTAGAGCTTGTCGATTTTGTGCGGTTGAATCGGGGCAGGCTAAAGAAGTTGATCCTTTTGAGCCTTGTCATGTAGCTCAGGCGGTAAAGCGACTAGGGTTAAAATATGTTGTTGTGACATCTGTGACAAGAGATGATTTGGAAGATCAAGGAGCAGCGCAATTTTCTAAGACGATTCAAGAAATTAAGGCGTCTGTTCCGGGAATAAGGATTGAAGTATTGGTTCCTGACTTTTTGGGTAATGAAAATTTAATCAAAATTGTTTTGGATGCAGAACCTAGTGTTTTTGGACATAATCTTGAGACGGTTAAAAGATTGTCAACACTCTTTCGACCACAAGCAGATTATGAAAGATCTCTGAATGTTTTAAGATTAGCAAAACAATTGAATCCAGGTATCTTTACTAAATCTGGATTGATGGTTGGTCTAGGTGAGACTAAGCAAGAGGTGAAGCAGGCGATGCGGGATTTGAGGGCAGCTGGGTGTGATCTTTTGACCATTGGTCAGTATTTAGCACCGTCAAAAAAAGAGCGTCACGTTTGTGTTGATCGTTTTGTTTTGCCAGATGAATTTAAAGAGTACAAAACTTTTGGTATGTCTATTGGATTCGGACATGTTTTAAGCGGCCCACTCGTTCGAAGTTCATATTTAGCTGAGGACGGATACCAAAATTGTTTAAATAGATTAAAGGGTTTAGATATATAAAAGGGTTTAGAATTTGAAGAAGAAAATCAAAGAATTAGCCTCATTATTGCTACGAGTAGGATTAAGTGCAGCGTTGCTTTTTTATCTTTTTAAGAAAATCGATGTTGCCAAAATGATGGATATTCTGAAAGAAGCAAATTTTGCTTATCTTTTTGCTGGTTTATTTTTTATGTTTGTTATTTATTTTCTTATTTTGATTCGATGGGACATTATTATCCGTTATTTGGGAATCAAGGTTCCATTTAAAAGCGTGGCACGTTGTTTTTTGATTGGTTCTTTTTTTAATTTATTTTTACCAACATCAACAGGTGGAGATGTTGTAAAGACCATTGGGCTTTTTAGAGATACATCTGAGAAAACAAAGGTGGTCGCCTCGGTGCTTTTGGATCGAGTTTTTGGTCTTGTGGCTTTGGTCATCGTTTCGATTGTTGCTTTTGCATCGGCGTACCGAATTGTTTATGATAAATTTTTGTTGATCGCCATTGGAATGATATCTTTAGCTACGGCATTAGGTATTTTGTTTCTTTTTAATGAACGGCTTTATTCGTTTGCTTGCCAGGTTTTTAATAAATGGCCAGTTGTTAAAGATAAATTGATGGAGCTTCATTATGCGATTGTGCTGATTAAAGAAAAAAAACAGGCATTATTTTTAGTCATTAGTATTTCTTGTTTTGTTCAGGTCTTGTTAGCGATAGTATTTTATCTGACCGCAAAAGGCTTGCACCAAGATGTTGGATTAATTTATTGGATTATTTTTGTTCCCTTGATTTGTGTTGCATCAGCTTTTCCATCGATTGGTGGTTTGGGTGTTCGGGATGTGAGCTCTGTTTATTTGTTTTCAAAGGTCGGCGTTGCTGCGGCAACGGCTGCCAGTATGAGTTTGATTAATTTCTTATTTATGGCTATTATTGGCTTGATTGGGGCAATGGTTTATGTCTGTTCATTATCTCATAGACGGGTACAATGCTGTTTATCAGATTCCAAATCTTCTGAGGGGTAGTTTGCAGGAATCTCGAGAGAGTCTTGTTCGCCTTGTTGAACAAGATTGTCCGCAGGGAAGTTCTCGAAACCTGGTAACCATTGTGTTTGATGGTCAGCCTGGAGTAGGCATTAATGCATATGCGGTAGCACCAAAAATATTGTTTACCGAAAACGAAACAGCGGATGAAGCAATTAAGAAAATTGTTGAGAGAGCAGATTTAAAAAAGAATATTATTGTTGTTACAGATGACAAAGAAATACAGTTTTATGTTCGTCAGTTTGGGGCAAAGGTTTTAGCTGTTAAAGATTTTTTCTTGAGAAAGCCAGGTAAGAAGAAAAAAGATTTTCAAAGGTCGATTACAAATACGGAAGAATGCCAGATTAATCAAGAACTTAAAAAGGTGTGGCTTAAAAAAGGCGAATGAAAATATTAATTTTTTTAAAACATTTCTTTCAAAGTGCACTTGAAGGCATTGCTGGTCTTGGAAACGCCTTGTATTTCTTGGTTAGTGTATTAAATCGAATCGTCAGAGGAAAAATTCGATTTTCGGAAGTTATAAAGCAAATTTATGAACAGGGCATGCAGTCTGTGGTTGTCATCGCTCTTACGTCGATTGCTTCTGGTGTTGTTTTAGCTTTGCAGGGATATGTTATGCTTGACCGATTTGGGGCAAAAGAAAAGGTAGCTGCCTTAGTTGCTCTTTCGCTTGTTCGAGAGCTTAGCCCTGTTTTTAGTGCTTTGGTTTTTTCTGGAAAAGCCGGAGCACGACTTACGGCAGAATTGGGAGCAATGAATGTTAACAATCAAATTGTTGCAACCAAAGTTATGGGTGTTGATCCGATTGAGTTTTTGGCTGTTCCGAGAATGTTAGCGTGTTTCCTTGTTTTGCCTATTTTAGTTGTGATGTCTGAGATTATTGGAATCACGGGTGGGTATTTAGTTGGAGTTTTTGAGGCGAATATTCCAGGATCGTTTTATATTAATCAAACATTACAATCGATTGATTATGTTGATTTCTTTAGTGGTTTTATTAAAACATTCTTTTTTGCTATTTTAATTGGATGGATTTGTTGTTATCAAGGTTTTGTCACAAAGGGTGGATCGTTAGGGGTTGGTCGTTTCACGACAAAAGCTGTTGCTTTGGCTTATATTTTGGTTGTTGTTTCAAATACAATATTGACAAAAATTATTTTGACATTTTGGGGATAGGAGGAAAGCGTGAGAGATTTCTTTAATTATTTAAGGATATTTATTTTTCTTATTGTTGCGATCGGTTTTATAGGGTGCGATGCGAATGCAGCCAAAAGAAAAAGACCAAAGTCTTTTTCTGTTTTAGAGGTGGAAGCTCAATGGATTCAAGATGGCAAACCTATTCTTTTTGAGGATGAGTTATGGTACCCTAAAGATGATATTGACATTTTATCGGATTCAGAGGTTTACTTGTTAGGTGAACAAGATGGAGTTCAGTTTTTTGTTGGGACGATTGATGTGCGCCCGTATAATCGTATCTATACTAAATTTGAAAAGAATAAGTTTCGTATTTTTGAAAAGAAATAAAAATGATTAAAGTTTCGCATTTGTACAAGTCGTTTAACGATCAACCGATTCTTAAAGATGTTAATTTTGAGGTTAAGGAGGGTGAAATTCTTGCTATTTTAGGACAAAGCGGGGTCGGCAAGAGCGTATTGCTTAAACATTTAATTGGTTTGCTTGTTTTGGATAAAGGTTCCATCGAAATTGATTCGATGGATGTTACAAGCTTTGGTGAAAAAGATTGGCTTTTGTTAAGAAAGAAAATGGGATATCTTTTTCAAGATGGAGCGCTATATGATTTTATGACAATTTTTGAGAACGTCGCATTTCCGCTGAAAGAACATACAAAAATGAATGAGCAAGAAATCAGAGAAAAGGTTAGGAGCACTTTGAATTTAGTTGGGCTCGATGATATTGAAGAAAAATATCCGTCTGAGTTAAGTGGCGGGATGCAAAAACGAGCTGCGCTAGCTCGAGCGGTTATCTTAAACTCAAAGATTCTTTTGTGTGATGAGCCGACATCGGGTTTAGATCCGATTCGTAGTCGAGATATTGCTGATGCTATTTTAAATATTTCACGGCATTTTAATACAACAACAGTGATCACATCCCACGACATGAAGAATTCGTTTCGCATCGCCGATCGATTAGTTATTATGAAAGACGGGTCGCTTGTAGCGCAAGGCACGGCTAGGGAGATTGAATCAATAGATAATGCTTTTGTTAAAGAATTTCTAAATTAACCTTGGAGTTATAATGGAAAAAAAAGAGTTTTCAATAAAGTTATATGCAGGTCTATTTTTTATTATTGGGGTTATTTTGATTGGTGTTGTTGTTTTGACGATTGGGATGGAGAGAGGATTGACTCAGCCAAAGTTTACGGCTCAAGTTTTATTTAGTCAAGTTGGCGGCCTGTCCATCGGAGCACCAGTTCGCTTGTCCGGAGTTAATGTGGGAACTGTTGGCAAAATCGATTTTCTTGATGAAGAAGTTGACGGGCGTCACGTTGTTGTGAGTTTAAGCCTTTTTAAACGATATAAGAAGCAAATTGAAAAGGCGTATAGTTTTGAAATTAAGACCGAAGGTGTCTTAGGGCAAAAGTTGATTGCTATTAGCAAAGATCCGTCCGGGAATGGTCGAAAGCTTGATATTGCTAAGCCGTTAGTTGGCGAAGATCCTCTGGATGTTCAAGATCTTGCTAGAACATTTGGCCAGACAGCTGTTTCTCTTCAAGACACAGCAAAAGGAATGGCTGTTGTTATGAATGAAGTTGATGATAACTTCAAGAAGATCAAAAGAGTGCTTAACCGCATTGAAGAGAGATTAATTGACGGAAATTTATTTACAGTTTTTTAGAAAAGTAAGGAGGATTGGTTTATGGGTGATTCAATAACAATTTTTGGTATTAAGATTTTTGCGTGGATTTATATCCCTCTTAGCTATTTATTGTGGGTTATGGCAGGTCTTTTGATTAAAGGCATTGTATTTAAATCTATCAAAAAATTCGCGAAAAAAACAAAAACAAAAGCTGATGATATTCTTGTTGATTCGCTTGATGTCCCGTTGCTCTTATTAATTTTTACAAGCGGTGGAATTCTTGTTGAGCGGATTGCTCCGATAACTGCAGGCGCAGATTTGGCAAAGTATGTTGTTCTTGGATTTAAAGCAGTTACAATTATTGCGATTGTTTTATTTTTTGATAAATTTATTAACAAATTAATTGAAGCCTATTCGCCGAAATATGATGTTTTGCAGACTTCAGGAAGCGTTGTTAAGACGATTACGCGCTTACTTGTCATTGGCATCGGACTTTTGGTTCTTTTGGACAGTTTTGGTGTTTCCATCACACCTGTTTTAGCTTCTTTGGGGATTGGTTCTCTGGCAGTTGCTCTTGCATTGCAGCCAACGCTTGAGAATTTCTTTTCAGGTGTTCAAATTATTGTTGATAAACCAATTAAAGTTGGCCAATTTGTTAAACTTGAATCTGGTGAAGAAGGCTATGTGCACAAAATTGGATGGCGTTCAACTTGGATTCGAATGCTTCCGAATAATATTGTGGTAATGCCCAACAAGGTGATGGTTAATTCAAGAGTAACGAATTATTATTATCCTGAGCAAGAATTAGCTGTGTTAGTTCAGGTTGGTGTACACTATACATCGGATTTGGAAAAAGTAGAAAAAGTTACCATAGAAGTCGGAAGAGAAGTAATGAAAGAGGTCGTAGGCGGAATTAAAGATTTTGAGCCGTTTATTCGATATCATACTTTTGATCATTCGAGTATTAATTTTAGTGTGATTTTGCGCGCCAAAGAATTTGTGGATAATTATTTAATTAAACATGAATTTATTAAGCGTTTAGCGAAGCGCTATACTAAAGAGGGCATTGTGATTCCATTTCCGATTCGTGCGATTAACTATGATCAAGAAAAATCTCTTGAGAACATTCAAAAAAGCTAAAATAACCACGGGGGAGCTTTATGTTTATTTTTGGAAATTTAATTATTTCATTGGCAAAAATTCTTGATATTATTTTAACATTTTTATATTGGTTAATTTTGATTCGTGCTCTGATTAGCTGGGTTAATCCAGACCCTTTTAATCCCGTTGTGCAGTTCTTGCATCGAACCACAGAGCCAATTTTAGAGCCTATTCGCCGGATTTTGCCAAGAATGGCGATTGATTTTTCTCCCATCGTGGCATTTTTAGGCATTGTGTTCTTAAAATCTTTTTTAATTTCAACATTGATTGAAATGGGATATCGATTGAAAAATTTAATATAATAAAGGAGTTGTGCGATGTTTGATCAGATGAAAAAATTGATGGAGATGAAAAAGCAAGCGGACCAGATTAAGCGAGAGCTTGAAGCTTCAAGAACTGAAGCTGATGATGGGTCTGGAATTAAGATTGTTATCGATGGAGCACAAAGGTTTCACTCTGTTGAAATCGACCCTAGTCTTTTAGGACAAGATAATCAGCAAGAGTTTCAGAAAAAAATTCTAAAGAGTATTAATTATGCGATTGCTCAGTCCCAGGCAATGGCTGCAGAAAAAATGAAAAAAATGGCTGGATTAAACATTCCAGGGCTTTAACTAACAACACAACAAAAGGAGAAGTATCATGCCGTATGATAAATCGCTTGATATTGAAATTTTTAAGGATGCAAAGGAATTCGAAGAGACAAGAATTACAGTTGGTGTTTTTTCTTACAACGGAGGCGAAAAAAAGCTTCAGATTTCACGAGAAAATAAAAATGCAGCTGAAGAATGGCGTTTTGCTAAATTAGGTCGCATGAACAAAGCGGAAATTCAAGAAATTCTTCCTTCGCTTAAGACTGCTATCGAGAACATGTAGTAAGAGTTTTTGGGATGCTCTTTTTTAAAAAAGAGCATCCCAACAAGATTTCTTATTTTAAATTAAAGAAAATTGATATGCAAAGGAAATTATATGTCAGGTGATGTTTATTTAACGAGAGAAGGATATGAAAAATTGATTAAAGATCTTGATCAGCTTAAAGGAGTTGAGCGTCTTAAGATTTCAAGGGCTATCGGAGAGGCCAGGCTTTTAGGGGATTTAAAAGAGAACGCAGAATATGATGCTGCTAAAAACGCTCAGGCTCATTGTGAAGCAAGAATTTCAGAGCTTGAAGGCACCTTGTCTCGTGCTCGAATCATTGAAGATGAGGATATTCCAAAAGACAAGGCTTTTATTGGAGCAACTGTGACCTTAATTGATTTGGATACGAACGAGGAATCTGTGTATATTCTGGTATCTCCGGAAGAGTCAAATTATGAAGAGGGAAAGATTTCGATTACATCGCCAATTGGAAAAGCTTTGCTTGGTCGTAAATTAGATGATGAAGTTGAAATTCAAGTTCCTGCGGGAGCCTTAAGATATAAAATTACAAAAATTAATCGATAGGAGTTTGCGTGATTTCAATTGGTGTTATTGGATGTGGTCATTGGGGGCCTAACCATATTCGAACATTTTCTCAGCTTGCAGATTCTGAAGTTGTCATGTGTTCGGATTTGGAGCAAGATCGATTAACGGCCATTAAGAACCTTTTTCCTCATATTAAAATAACAAAAGACTATCGAGATATTTTAAGCACTGATGATGTTGACGCGGTTTGCATCGTGACTCCTACAGCAAGTCATTTTCAAATTGCCAAAGAATCCTTAGAATCCGGCAAGCATGTTTTGTGTGAGAAGCCGTTAGCTATTTCCGCGAAAGAATGTCAAGAGTTGGGTCGTTTAGCTCAAGAAAATTCGAAGATTTTAATGGTCGGGCACGTTTTTTTGTTTAATGAAGGCATTGTGCAGTTAAAGAAATATTTGTCGCAGGGCGAGCTTGGTAATATTTATTATGCTCATTCAGAAAGAACAAACCTTGGCCCATTTCGCTACGATGTTAACGCTCTTTGGGATTTGGCACCTCATGATATTTCTATTTTTAATTATTTGTTTGATAGTTGTCCTATCAATGTTTCTGCCAGGGGCCAAAAATGTTTAAAAACATCTCTGGAAGATTTGGCATTTGTGACATTGGAATATCCAAATAACATTTTGGTGAATATCCATGTGAGCTGGCTTGATCCTCGAAAAGTAAGGCAGATTACGATTGTTGGAGATGAAAAAATGATTGTGTGGGATGATTTGGATAATATGGGTCCGATACGACTTTATGATAAACATGTTGAGCGAACAGAAGTTTTTTATGAAACGTATGGTGAATTTCAGCTTTTATCAAAAGAGGGAAGTGTGATGATTCCGAAGATTGCGATTAAAGAGCCTTTGAAAAATCAAAATCAATATTTTCTTGATTGCATTAAGAATAATCGGTTGCCTGATGTTTCAGATGCGAAAAAAGGGGAAGATGTTGTTAGGACACTTTTAGCTATTTCTGAATCAATGAACAATGGCGGATCGCCAGTAAAGATTTCTTAAATGAATTATTCAAAGCATCCAACCGCATTAGTTAACGATAAATCCCAGATAGGAGACCGGACGCGTATTTGGGCTTTTGTTAATATTCAAGATGGGGCTATTGTCGGATCCGATTGCAATATTTGTGATTGTTGTTTTTTGGAAAAAGGGGCTAAGCTTGGAAATCGCGTAACAATTAAAAATGGTGTCTCGATTTTTGATGGTGTTATTTTAGAAGATGATGTTTTTTGTGGGACAAATGTTGTTTTTGTTAACGATCGAAATCCTCGCAGCAAAAAAGAAGACTGGGTTCTTGAAAAAACAATTGTAAAAAAGGGCGCTACCATTGGAAGCAATGCAACTGTTTTGTGCGGTGTTACCATTGGAGAATATGCTTTTGTTGGAGCGGGTAGCATTGTGACAAAAGATGTTTTGCCATTTGAAATGGTTGTTGGTAATCCTGCTAGAAAAATAGGTTATGCATGTTGTTGCGGAAAAAGATTAGAAGAATCTTTAAAGTGTTCTTGTGGCTTACTGTATAGCATAGGGGAAAAGGGATTAGAAATTAATGACTAAGGTCTTAGTTTGTCCGATTGCTTTTAATGAACATGTTAAGATTAAAAGAACAATAGAGCGTTTTATTGCAAGCCCGGCTTTTGGAAAAGTTGAATATCTGGTAATGGATGATGGGTCGACAGATGAAACAACCAAAATCATTGAAAGTTTTTCAAATCAAGGTGTTCAAACCATTAAGCACGCTCATCGAATTGGAGTAGGGGCTGCAATTCGAACAGCGATAAATCACGCGATCAAAAAGAATTTTGATATTATTGTTATTATGGCTGGTAACGATAAGGATGATCCAAATGAAATATTTTCTCTTGTTGATCCAGTGATAAAAGAAGATTTTGATTTTGTGCAAGGGTCTCGATACAAGGGTGGATGCGGAGTCGGAGGGGACATGCCAATGTACCGAAGAATTGCTACACGCCTTCATCCAGCATTGCTTTCTTTTTTTACTAAAAAGCGAGTCACCGATAGCACCAATGGTTTTAGGGCGATTAAGCTCTCTGTTTTTAAAGACAAGCGAATTAATTTGGATCAGCAGTGGCTTAATGCGTATGAACTTGAGCCTTATATCTTATTTAAAGTTTTAATCTTTGATTATAAGTTTAAAGAAGTTTTAGTGAAGAAAGTTTATCCTTCTAGAAAATTAGGATATACAAAAATGCGACCTTTTTTAGGATGGTGGAGCATTTTAAAACCAATTCTTTATTTAGGGTTTAGAATCAAGAAATAAAGATTTTTTATGTTCATTGAATAAAAGAAAAATATGAGAAAATGCTTAAGTTGCAATATCACTTTTGATGATGAAAATCTCGTTGGCTGCCTTTATTGCGAGAGCATTCTTGTCAAGATTCATCAGGATCAATCGAGAGAAGATGTTGCGCCTTCTGCTCAAGGCACAGAATCATTGCCTTCAAAAAAGATTCTCACGCATCAGAATAAAGATTATTTGATGGGAATTCTTTTTCGCAGAAGAACATTTTTGTCATCCTTTGCTTTTAGCTGTAATGATATTAAGCGTAGTAAGAAAGCAACCAGATTTCTTGTTCAGCCAATTGACATTGGATATGTTGTGAAAATTCCGTGGCTTGTTGTTGATATTGTTTATTCGCTCTTTTTTCATATATTGCATTCTCGGTATTGCCCTTTATGCAACACGCGATATTTTATATTTTATCATTTTCAGGAAGCTCAACACCCAAAAGATGCATGTGAATATTGTCAGGAGTACAATCGTATTTCAGATGAAATTTTTCTAAAAAAAGAACGTGTTGATTTAAGAGTATTGCGCAAGGAGTCTGAAGAGAAGGTTAGAAGAGGGAAAAAGAGTGCGTTTTTTGATTTAACTCACAGAAACATTAAGTTGGAAAGATTTCTAGATATTCTTTCGATACTTATTTCGATTGCTTTATATGGTTATGTTGTGATTCGTGTGAGCATGCCGATCTTTGCTGAGATTTATCAGTTTTAGTATTAGGAAGAATTTGTTTTGTGTTAATTTCTAAGGAGAATAAAATGAAGAAATGTCCTCGATGTCAGGTTGCTTATAAAGATGATCATGAGATCAAATGTCTGTATTGTGATGGAATTTTGATAGATGCGGATCTTTTAGCTTTTGAAAGAAATAGTGGAACAAGTCTTTCTCAACCAAAGCAAATAAGAATGAAAGATCCCATGACGCATCAGCGCAAAGCGTACCTGATTGGGGTTTTTCTAAAAGGAAAAACATTTTTGTCTTCGTTTGCGTTTAGTGCAAACGAGATGAAAAAAGGAGAAAAATTTAAACGTTTTTTTGTCCAGCCTCTTGATATCAGCTATATTATTAAATTGCCATGGCTCTTGGTTAATTTTATTTATTCGCTCTCGTATCGTCTTTTGTATCACTCGTATTGCCCTGAATGTGGTTGGAAATATATTTTATCTGATGGTAAAGGTGTCCATGCGAAGGATGAGTGCGAATATAATCAGGAATACAATCGACTTTCAGAAGAAATATTTTCAGGAAACGTTTTTATTGATTTAGATGAGCTAATTGCACAATCAAATGAGAAAAGAAAGAATGGAAAAAGAAGCGCTGTTTATGATGCGCGCAACCGTAATGTAGGATGGGAATCATTCTTGGATGTTTTATCGATTTTAAGTTCAATTATGCTCTATCTTTTTTTATTCACTTTATTAGTTATGCCTATTTTCGGTAGAATTTTTGAGTTCTAAATTGTGCTTATTTTTAATAAGAATTTTTGATGGTTCGATGGAATCATTGTTCAATCAGAATATTGTTATGAAGTTCTGATTAAGGAAGGGTGTATGAAACTTTTTGGAAAAAATTCAGTTATCGAAAGAATAAAATCTAATCCTAAAAGCATAAGAACGATTTATGTCCAAACGGATCACGCGGATGCCTCTTATATTCGAAAAAAGGCAAAGAAGTGGGGCATTGCAGTTTATGGTGTTGCTCAATCTAAGATTTTGAAGATGACTCGAAATTTGAACAGTCAAGGCGTTGTTGCGGATGTTGAAGATTTTCAGTATACAGAGTATTCTGATCTTTTGGATCAGGCGCTGAAAAAGAAGCTGTCATTATTGTTTTTGGATAATTTAAAGGATCCTCAAAATTTAGGGGCTATTATTCGAAGCGTTGCTTGTCTGGGTGATTTTGGAATTGTTCTTCCAAAAAAAGAATCGGTTTCAATTACCGAAGCTGTTTTTCGTGTTGCTTCTGGGGGAGATAACTACGTTTCTGTCTCAAGAGTTTCTAACCTAAGTAATGCTATTTCCTTGGCTAAGAAACAAGGTTTTTGGATTGCAGGATCTGTGGTTGAAGGAGGAGAAGATTTATCAGAGCAATCTCTGCCTTTTCCGATCGGCCTTGTTATTGGATCTGAACAAAGAGGTATTCGGGATGTTATTCGAAAACAAATTGATGTTAGCGTTACAATCCCTATGAAACATGAACGCTTGTCGTTTAACGCAGCACAAGCAACTGCTATTTTATGCTATGAAATCACAAAACAAAAAAACAAAAAAGATTGTTAAAAGTCAATCAAAGGCATTGGATTTTTTTGCTGAGGCAGGACTTCTAAAGCGAGTTAAGCGCAGTGGTTGGTGGGTCGCTGGAATCAAGGATCCAGAGAGCGTGGCTGATCATAGTTTTCGCTGCGCGATTATGGCGTATTATATCGCTCACTTAGAAGGTGTCGATCCATACAAAGCAATTGTGATGGCGCTTTTTAATGATATTCATGAAGCGCGCATTAATGATTTGCATAAAATGGGTCATTATTATATTGATTTTAAAACAGCAGAAAAAAAAGTTTTCGATGATCAGGTTAAGGGTTTAGATAAGAAAGTAAAAGAAGAATTGTCTCGTTTTCGAAAGTCCTATGATGAGCAAAAGACCAAGGAAAGCTTGGTTGCACGAGATGCGGATATCTTAGAATGTCTTTTGCAGGCAAAAGAATATATGCAAAACGGACACAAGAAAGCAGAGATCTTCTTAACAAAAGCGCCAGATCTTTTAAAAACTAAGAGTGCTAAGAAAATATGGAATAGTTTAAAGAAATGGGACAGTGCTTCTTGGTGGCAAAGCGTTGTTAAGTTTGAGCGATAATGAGTAATCGTCGATATAAATTCTTATTTTTTACATTTTGTTTTTTATTGGCATCCTTTAGTTTGGGCGGATGTGCAAGTTTAAAGACGTATAATGCAGCGACCGAGCGTTACGAGTTTGTTTTACTTTCACCTCAAGACGAGGTTTCGATCGGGTATGATTCGAACAAAAGCATTATCAAGGAATATAAACTTTCGTCTGACAAAGATAAGCAGAGACGCCTTGATGAGATTGGAAGACGTTTAGTCAATGTTTTAGAGAAAAAGATATATCCATATCATTTTTTCTTAATTGAAAAAGATGAGCTTAATGCTTTTACGACACCTGGCGGGTATATTTATTTCTTTACAGGGTTATTTGATAAATTAAAAACAGATGATGCGATTGCCTCTGTAGTGGCGCATGAATTGGGTCATAATTCTGCTCGGCATATTGCAAAGAAGTTTCAGGCAGCGTTAGGATATAATGTTGCGGGGTCAATTATCTTTTCAATGGTGGATATGGGCGGAGATTTCTCGACTCAGATTGCTTCGATG of Candidatus Omnitrophota bacterium contains these proteins:
- a CDS encoding Gfo/Idh/MocA family oxidoreductase; translated protein: MISIGVIGCGHWGPNHIRTFSQLADSEVVMCSDLEQDRLTAIKNLFPHIKITKDYRDILSTDDVDAVCIVTPTASHFQIAKESLESGKHVLCEKPLAISAKECQELGRLAQENSKILMVGHVFLFNEGIVQLKKYLSQGELGNIYYAHSERTNLGPFRYDVNALWDLAPHDISIFNYLFDSCPINVSARGQKCLKTSLEDLAFVTLEYPNNILVNIHVSWLDPRKVRQITIVGDEKMIVWDDLDNMGPIRLYDKHVERTEVFYETYGEFQLLSKEGSVMIPKIAIKEPLKNQNQYFLDCIKNNRLPDVSDAKKGEDVVRTLLAISESMNNGGSPVKIS
- the greA gene encoding transcription elongation factor GreA produces the protein MSGDVYLTREGYEKLIKDLDQLKGVERLKISRAIGEARLLGDLKENAEYDAAKNAQAHCEARISELEGTLSRARIIEDEDIPKDKAFIGATVTLIDLDTNEESVYILVSPEESNYEEGKISITSPIGKALLGRKLDDEVEIQVPAGALRYKITKINR
- a CDS encoding mechanosensitive ion channel family protein, whose protein sequence is MGDSITIFGIKIFAWIYIPLSYLLWVMAGLLIKGIVFKSIKKFAKKTKTKADDILVDSLDVPLLLLIFTSGGILVERIAPITAGADLAKYVVLGFKAVTIIAIVLFFDKFINKLIEAYSPKYDVLQTSGSVVKTITRLLVIGIGLLVLLDSFGVSITPVLASLGIGSLAVALALQPTLENFFSGVQIIVDKPIKVGQFVKLESGEEGYVHKIGWRSTWIRMLPNNIVVMPNKVMVNSRVTNYYYPEQELAVLVQVGVHYTSDLEKVEKVTIEVGREVMKEVVGGIKDFEPFIRYHTFDHSSINFSVILRAKEFVDNYLIKHEFIKRLAKRYTKEGIVIPFPIRAINYDQEKSLENIQKS
- a CDS encoding YggT family protein, which codes for MFIFGNLIISLAKILDIILTFLYWLILIRALISWVNPDPFNPVVQFLHRTTEPILEPIRRILPRMAIDFSPIVAFLGIVFLKSFLISTLIEMGYRLKNLI
- a CDS encoding glycosyltransferase family 2 protein, yielding MTKVLVCPIAFNEHVKIKRTIERFIASPAFGKVEYLVMDDGSTDETTKIIESFSNQGVQTIKHAHRIGVGAAIRTAINHAIKKNFDIIVIMAGNDKDDPNEIFSLVDPVIKEDFDFVQGSRYKGGCGVGGDMPMYRRIATRLHPALLSFFTKKRVTDSTNGFRAIKLSVFKDKRINLDQQWLNAYELEPYILFKVLIFDYKFKEVLVKKVYPSRKLGYTKMRPFLGWWSILKPILYLGFRIKK
- a CDS encoding HD family hydrolase, producing MKSQNKKTKKIVKSQSKALDFFAEAGLLKRVKRSGWWVAGIKDPESVADHSFRCAIMAYYIAHLEGVDPYKAIVMALFNDIHEARINDLHKMGHYYIDFKTAEKKVFDDQVKGLDKKVKEELSRFRKSYDEQKTKESLVARDADILECLLQAKEYMQNGHKKAEIFLTKAPDLLKTKSAKKIWNSLKKWDSASWWQSVVKFER
- the rlmB gene encoding 23S rRNA (guanosine(2251)-2'-O)-methyltransferase RlmB, whose amino-acid sequence is MKLFGKNSVIERIKSNPKSIRTIYVQTDHADASYIRKKAKKWGIAVYGVAQSKILKMTRNLNSQGVVADVEDFQYTEYSDLLDQALKKKLSLLFLDNLKDPQNLGAIIRSVACLGDFGIVLPKKESVSITEAVFRVASGGDNYVSVSRVSNLSNAISLAKKQGFWIAGSVVEGGEDLSEQSLPFPIGLVIGSEQRGIRDVIRKQIDVSVTIPMKHERLSFNAAQATAILCYEITKQKNKKDC
- a CDS encoding YbaB/EbfC family nucleoid-associated protein — its product is MFDQMKKLMEMKKQADQIKRELEASRTEADDGSGIKIVIDGAQRFHSVEIDPSLLGQDNQQEFQKKILKSINYAIAQSQAMAAEKMKKMAGLNIPGL
- a CDS encoding acyltransferase — translated: MNYSKHPTALVNDKSQIGDRTRIWAFVNIQDGAIVGSDCNICDCCFLEKGAKLGNRVTIKNGVSIFDGVILEDDVFCGTNVVFVNDRNPRSKKEDWVLEKTIVKKGATIGSNATVLCGVTIGEYAFVGAGSIVTKDVLPFEMVVGNPARKIGYACCCGKRLEESLKCSCGLLYSIGEKGLEIND